ACAGCATGCACGCAATGacccaaaaaaagaacgtGGCTGCAGCATTATTCTATCCTTTATTACGAGTAGATTCAATTAAACGCATTTAACCAAAActtccatcaccaagatGAAAACATCAACTTGTACTAACGTGTAACTTGTACTTTGCGCTTCTGCGCTTCAATTCTCTGACGCGCACGTGACCCCGCTCAATCGTGCCTGATTCTTCACCCAAAAAATGCGCCGCTTAAGCCTCGGCGCGTCACGCTACCGCGCCCTCAGTGAAGTTGTCATCGCGCAAACTAAGCCCAAAGGCACCTCAAAGAGACAAAATCCCATCCTCACACGCCCAAACATATTTCTATCTCATCCTTGCATTTCGAAACTCTCTACAGAAGCTCATTGTTTCCCCCGGATACAAACAAAGTGGCCTTCCAACGCCTCCTTACCGCCCCTTCTGGTGACATGCGTCTCATCCCAACTTAACAAAGATGCCCTTTGTTGATCTCAACTCTCCCCCAGTAAGGATCCATCTTGGCTGGGACACAAAGAATCTGGGACCCAGCAGACGACGAATCCGGATTTAGGCTTGGAATAAAATTAGATTGCGGCtgtctttgttttgtgaATTTGGGCCTCGATCCGATCCTATTTGAGCATATCCGTCCTCGATTTTTCACCTTCTCCATTTTGCCGATTTTCAAAATTTCCAAAACCTCTCATCCTGTTCATTATCAACtgctctctcatctcatttgCCACGACCTAAAGGATACATCCCTCACTTTGTTATCATGATGAATGGTGGAAGGGGAGGCAGACCACGGTCAAGAGAACGCAACCCTGCTAGACGACCAAACACCCGGACAGAGGTGGAGGATTTCAAGAAACCAGACTTTCCCTCCCTTAAAGGCGCACCTAGTACGAAACGGCAGTATACATATGGAGCTGCAGAGGAACCTCGCCGCCTCAGCGTGGACGGCATGCCAGCCACCCTTCAGGATGCTATGAATGGTGTTCTTCAGAGGCAGCAACGtcaggaggctgaggaggctgCGGATCTGCAACGTCATGGACAATACTTGAAGCCTCAAGTCACTCGTCGACAAAACCCGGCGAGAGAAGCCGACGAGTCGGAATCCGGATCAGACGTCGGGTCTAATCAACCATCACGTGGCCGGGACAACAGCAAGTATAGACAGGGATTGAAGTCTGCCATGGCGAAACTCGGTACATCTCTTCTACGCCGCACATTGTTTGAGAAGTCATATGACGCTAATCATTTTTTGCAGCAAAACCAAGTAACACAGCAAAAGTAGCCTTTGATCGAACGTTCAGTCAGCCAGCAtctgaggatgaggacgacgacgaggaggatggagagcTCACTCCCGATGAAAGTGATGTTTCCGATTCGCGGAGTTTCAACGCCGAGCGTGATTATTTTGGGCATGCTACGTTGAGGTTAtcgccaatgccgccgccacaaGCCGTCAAACCAATTTCATTGTCCAGCTCGACAAGGTCATCCACTCTATCGGGTCGATCCGTGTCGACCAATGACCAACATGAGCAGGCTACGCCAAATCGAATCATCGAAGCCCCAAGTAAAGCTTGGAGTGCCGTCAAGAGCCTCCTAGGGGGAAGGGTTTCTGCGCCTGTCAGTCCACCGGAATCAGACACGCAGCTAAGTCAAGGGACTAGCACCACCAGACTTCAAGAACAGAGCCAATCCACAGCAAGAATGCGTATCCCCAAGGCACCGACTATTGTGGCCCCAGCAAATCAACTCCGAGGCAAGGAACAGCGGACGGTAATTCCTCGAAGTAGCACTATCATAAATCGTCTGTCTCCCCTTGCCGCTACCCGGCGGCCAGGCAAACCTCTCCTCAGTCAACAAGACTCTCCTTTTCCCACAGATCACAGCGAAATGGACGACGCCATGCAAGACACTATTCGAGAGACTGAAAGCCGAGTTTCGCGCCAAGAGAAATGGTGGCGCATTCTCGCGTCCCTCTTCCCATTTACTTCTAGGCGGCAACCTCAGCAAAGCCATGTTCCAAACGGAGAGATCAACTCTCCCGTGTCTTCTGATTTCGACTCTGACCTCGATTCGGAACTCGATTCAGATCTCACCGACGAGTCCATCAACTGGCAACAGCTGTTCAATCCACTCACATATCTGCGGGCCATTTATTGGTTTTTCAGCACCGCCCTAGAAAGCGTCGTCAACTCCTTCTTCGGTCTCTTCTCAGACTCTCTGCGAGACCGACTAATGCTCATTGGCGAGGCGCTGATATACACCATTAGTGGCTTTTCGTTCCTTTTGCTGGCTGCAGTGCTCTCCagcattgccattgccaacttACCGAGCTTTGAAGAGGCTCCATCAGTTTCTGTTCCCTCGGTCTCAATACCAACCTTGCCAAGGTTCGATGACCTTGCCTCTCGGATTGGAAATTTTATTCCTTCCATTAGCTGGTCCTCGCGGAGTGCATGGGATGACTTTCCAGGGCTTAATGAGCTACGAGGCGACCAATATGCCGAGTTTGGGGATCTCATCAACCAAATACTACGAGATCTCCGCTTAATGAAGGGTGCTGGGAAGCTTCATGAATCATCCATTGAACAGCTGAACTCAGTCGTTCCCAAGATGGTTCACATGACACTCAAAGATGGAAAGCCCGTTGTCACGCAAGACTTCTGGCATGCCATCCGGGATCTTGTTGAGAAAGATGGCAGCTTCCCAATGCTaaacaagagcaaggccGGCAATTACGAGCCTTCGTCAGAGAAGCAGTGGAAAGATATCGCAGCATGGCTAGCGAGACGCCCAGAAATTGCCTCAAAAATTAACGAGGCGAACGATGGACTagccaagaagctgccacATATGTGGGAGGCTTGGGCAACTGACAACCAGCGCAAGGTCGAGCAAACGCTACGCCCCatcttggacaagatgaagattaCCGGATCTCTCTCCGACAAGGACATTGACAAGCGCCTTGACCAGATGATCAAAAAGCACGTGGGCAACACCAAAAGTGGCAGCACTGTTGTGAGTCGTGAATACTTTTTACAGTACCTAAGGGACGAGTTTGCCAGCCATCGTACGGAGATGAGGGCCGAAATCAATGAACTACAGCCCAAGCTGGAACAGCTGATTCGCGACTCTGTCGATCTAGCCAAAAAGGATGACTCCCCGAGCATGACCAAGGCGGAAGTTGCTAAGCTCGTTGATGGATTGGTGCGCAAAGCCATTGCCGATATGAACCTAGAGGCCATGGCCAAGGGTCGGATTCGCTCGCACTGGGACAGGGATCTGAAGAACCAGCTCAACTACTTTGGAGTAGGTGCTGGCGCCATTGTCGATCCCAAACAAACGTCTACCACGTTTAAGCCCGATGCCAAATATCTCAATGATAAGGGTCTCAAGGGTGCTCAGCCGTACCCACCCATAGAAGCTCTCCTTCCATGGcatgacgatggcgactGTTGGTGTGCTGCTCGTGAGGTAAACAAACGCGGCAACCCCCATGGTGCCAAATTGAGCGTCATCATGGGCCACTCAATCATCCCTCAGCATATCGTGATTGAGCATATCTTACCCGGTGCCACATCAAATCCCGGTGCGCGACCCCGTCACATCGAAGTGTACATCAAAATCGAAGACTCGGCTACTCGAGAGCGTTTGTTGGATTTTTCAGCGGCGCACTTCCCCGATGACCTGTCAGATTGGAACTATGCCCCGGCTGATCTGCCTCCTCAGTTTGTCAAGGTGACTCAGTTTGTCTATGAGGGTGCGGAACTGCATGATGGCGTTCATGTTCACCGCCTCAGCAGCGAACTCATGGCCCTCAACGCTGAGACTGACCAGGTGATTGTTCGAGCTGTGAGTAATTACGGAGCTCCCAATCACACATGTTTCTACCGCATTCGCCTCTTTGGGCATAAAGTAGCAGAGCCAGGCGACATgtaaaaacaaaaaacacaaaaaaaaattctgCATTCGGCGGCGTCACAGGAGCGTTGGTTTTTGATCTCATCTTGAattttgtctcttctttcttcttttctttcttctatCGTCTTATTAGTGGGAAAGCATCTTTCTATTGAAGCCAGGCGCAAACGTAGATAGGGTCGGAAATTCGGAATGGGCAGTGGAGCtggaaaaaaggaagaataCCCCTCCTCACGAACGAACACAGCaggtttttgttttttctgcACAGATGGTGGGACATGTTGACTTTTTTTTACGTACCTATTTGAAATGAAGGCAATGGAGATTCACATTGGATGACTTGACTTGTTCGTTTTGACAGCTCTGTGCATGTGTGTTTGTGTATGCTGCTTTGTCTGTTGGTTGTGCTCTGGCCTGCCTTTCTATTTTGTAGTGGTTTGTGAgttttttggtggtttgaGAGTATCAGCCTTGTTTTATTTTGAGGCTTTCTGCCTTGAGAGCATCGCAAATAGAGATAGAAGAGGGCGTCATGCAGGATGCTGAATATACCAGCGGTTGACTTTTTATACAAATTCTGATGCTTTTACACTGCAAGCTAACATTATGCTCTGAATTACACCTCCCCCAATATACAACACCAGCCAGAAATGCTCTCCCAAACGGTATCGACAAGTCTCCATTTAACCATCCAGCAGACCTGCAGCCAAAGCTTCCAGGTCCTCCAATGTTTCAGGTTCCTGATCCACCTCAATAACCTtgcctcccttcttcttcttgccgcccttgctcttcttcttggcgtcTGAATCGTCTGAATCGTCCTGGAACcacttcttggccttcttccgCGGCGGCTCAGCATCTgagtcatcatcactgcgATCCTCCCCAGCAATAGGCAGAGAGCGCAACAAAGCCAACGGAtcttcgccgtcgccgtTCCCGCCAAGCTCCGCATCAAAGctctcaccaccagccatctccatcgctTCTCtcgcctttctcttctccttcttctctctcttcttctgcttcgcGAGCGCCTTGTCGTCCACGTCAGCCTCCTTGACCCTGACCGTCTCGCTATCCAAGAACTTCtgtcgctgctcttctgcgGGACCTTGTTGCTTGAagtcttcttcgtcttggaGCTCGTAGATTTCGTGCGCGTTGCCTTCTTCGTCAAACACGAGCTTCGACGAGCTGCCCATGAacttggccatcttcttctttgactgAAGGGCTTTCTCACGGCGTTTTGAATCGACGACGTATAAATCGTCGCCGCCTAGCGCTATGACTTTGGCATTGTTGATAGTCGCCTTGCCTGTAAGTGCATCGACCTCATCATCGTTTAGTCTTCTCTTTACAGACAAAAagtcatcctcttcatcatcgtcttccttgCCTCCATCCAGCACAAGTTTAGAGTAATGGCTTGACAAAACGTCCTGGTTCGTTCGTTCAAACATCTTGTCGTATTTCGTCCGCacctcgggcttcttcttctccttcttcttttcgtaCTCTCCGTCCAGATCCATGTCTGATTCTGAGTCGCTTGACATGCCTTGGCGGGGCGCGTTCTTTATCCTCTTGATATCCTCCCCCTTTTGAAATTTTATCTGTGGGGTTCCAGGCAGACCAAGGCTCGAGGCATATGCGTCCCAGTCGTGGTCGTCAAACTTGAAcacttctttgtctttttgcaGGTGAATTGACCTTGTGTAACTGATGAATGCCTTTTGGCCCAAGTATTTCAAGTCGGGGAACTTAAAACACATGTCCTGCAGATTATTCTTgatgctctttttctttttctccttgaCGTGCACTTTTTGTATGGGAATCTTCTTGTGCTCTAGTCGCTTAATcatcccttcttcttcgctggggtcgaggaagagaacgGCACGGCCGTTGCTCTGGAATCTGGCTGTTCGTCCCACACGGTGGATATACGTATCAGCATCTTCGGGGCAATCCGCCTGAATGACCCAGTCAACAGCAGGGAAATCGATGCCTCGCGCAACCACGTCCGTCGCAAACAGACATGATGTCTTTGCAGCAGTGAATCTGTTTGTGATTTCCAGTCGTGCGATTTGTTTTTGACGGCCGTGCAGGTGAAGTAGCGGAATACCgggctgaagatgtcgaaAGCTTTCGTAGACAAACCGGACTTGCTTGCCGGAGCTGAGGAAGACAATGATTTTGCTCTTGACGTTGGCTTTGATAAAGCCATAAAGCGTATCAAGTTTTTCGGGGAGTGGGGTGACGATGTAGTGTTGTTGAAGGGTAGTGGGTGTTGCTGTCGTTGCGTCTTGGTGCACGGAGACGTATTCGGGATCTTTCAGGCTGAGTCGGGCAAGATCTGAAACTTTTTTGCTCTGAGTTGCGCTGAACATGAGTGTCTGGCGCGACTTGGGCAGATGCTCAACCAGCGCATCAACTGCAGATTGGAATCCCATGTCCATGATTCGATCCGCCTCATCCAACACCAAAATCTGCAAGTTGTTTGCATCGAAGCCGGCCGTCTGGTCCAAGTGCTGCAGCATTCGTCCTGGCGTGCAGACAAGGATATTCATTCGAAGCAACcgctcagcctcctccttcagATTCTTTCCACCAATAACCAACCCAGCTGAAAAGGCGT
The sequence above is drawn from the Trichoderma breve strain T069 chromosome 5, whole genome shotgun sequence genome and encodes:
- a CDS encoding DEAD/DEAH box helicase domain-containing protein, with amino-acid sequence MPAKTAGKQKPQHKPNKTELKKQKRKRDHEDLHKLAEAIAQLDPKSGKVKTFADLSAAISPATASGLHASHFTNMTEIQEQAIPLALQGKDILGAAKTGSGKTLAFLVPVLEKLYREQWTEFDGLGALILSPTRELAVQIFEVLRKIGRHHAFSAGLVIGGKNLKEEAERLLRMNILVCTPGRMLQHLDQTAGFDANNLQILVLDEADRIMDMGFQSAVDALVEHLPKSRQTLMFSATQSKKVSDLARLSLKDPEYVSVHQDATTATPTTLQQHYIVTPLPEKLDTLYGFIKANVKSKIIVFLSSGKQVRFVYESFRHLQPGIPLLHLHGRQKQIARLEITNRFTAAKTSCLFATDVVARGIDFPAVDWVIQADCPEDADTYIHRVGRTARFQSNGRAVLFLDPSEEEGMIKRLEHKKIPIQKVHVKEKKKKSIKNNLQDMCFKFPDLKYLGQKAFISYTRSIHLQKDKEVFKFDDHDWDAYASSLGMSSDSESDMDLDGEYEKKKEKKKPEVRTKYDKMFERTNQDVLSSHYSKLVLDGGKEDDDEEDDFLSVKRRLNDDEVDALTGKATINNAKVIALGGDDLYVVDSKRREKALQSKKKMAKFMGSSSKLVFDEEGNAHEIYELQDEEDFKQQGPAEEQRQKFLDSETVRVKEADVDDKALAKQKKREKKEKRKAREAMEMAGGESFDAELGGNGDGEDPLALLRSLPIAGEDRSDDDSDAEPPRKKAKKWFQDDSDDSDAKKKSKGGKKKKGGKVIEVDQEPETLEDLEALAAGLLDG